A window of Nocardia arthritidis genomic DNA:
CGGCGGTATCGGTGAACGGCACCGTACCGATGATCGGAAGTTCCAGGCCGCCACCGCGCTTCGGTATTTCGGGGGCCGGATGCGCGCTCGCCTCGGTGAGCGCGGCGCCGGTGACGGGCGCGGGCAGATTCGGTGTCATATGTCCTTCTCGAGTCTCTTCGGCTGCGGGCAGTTCGCGGCGGGGTGGTTCGGCGACGCCGATCCGCAGTCCACCGATGGCGGCGACGATGCGGGTGCGCTGCTGCTCCCGATCGATGGCGGTCTGCGCCTCGACGGCGAGGCGGGTCGCGGTGAGTTCCTGGTCGGCGCGCAGGGTTTCGGCGGCGGCGCGCGCCTCGGCCCGTTTGATCGCGATGGCCGCGTCGGCCTCGCGTTCGGCCCGATCCTCGACGATGCGGGCGGCGAGCCTGCGGTCGAGGAAGGTTTCGCCGCGCCACCAGCGCAGGATCAGCGGCAGCAGCGCGAGGATGGTGAACACCGTCGCGCCGAGCACCCGCAAGGCGAGCGCACTGCCATTGTGCGTCGTGTAGTCGTTCATCGCCGCCCAGCGCGCGCCCAGCCCGTGATCGGCCGTGGTGACGGCGGCGGATCTGGCTGCGGCCAGCGCCTTTTCGTCGGCGGCGATGCGCTGGTCGAGCGGGTCGACCTTGGCCTGTGCGGCGGCGAGCTGTTTGCGCGTGTCTTCGAGCATGTCGTTGGCGGTTTGCGATTCCGGGCCGCGCCCGGGTACGTGGGTGATCTTGGTGGGCGGGCATTCCGGCGTCGGGTTGAATTCGCAGCGCGCGATGATCAGCGCGTTTTCGGTATCGTCCCGCGCCTTGGCGATTGCCCGGTCCAGCGCGGCGCGATCGGCGACGGCGCGCTCGAGTTCGGCGTTCCCCGCCGCCACCGCGGGCACGGAATCGGCGGAGCGCTGGGCCTTTTCGGCGATCGTCCGGTCGATGCTGCCGCCGAATGCGAGTACCGCGGCCAATTCGGCGACGCAGCAGCCGAGCACCACCGCGACCCCGATCCGCGCGGCCATCCCGAGCCGGTCCGGCATCCGCCCCGGGCGAGCCGTGGCGAGCGCCCGCCCGACGAAGCAGCCCAGCGCGCCGACCAGCAACGCGGCCAACAGGTTTGCGAACAGGGGCGCATCGGCCGAGCCGAGCGCGAGCCCGGTGACAACGCCGGCCACCACCCCGGACAACAGCACCACCGCACCGGTGACCGCGTATCCGGCTCGCTCATGCCGTTCCCCGAGTTCCGCGCTGCGCGCCGGGGTCGCGGACCCACCGAGCCAGGCGAGTACGCCGGTGAGGTTCCTATCGTCGCTGCCTGCGCCTCGCCGCTCGTCCACCGGACCTCACATCCTCTACGCCCCAGCCACTTTCGCGCACGATGAAACTGTCACGGATT
This region includes:
- a CDS encoding DUF4407 domain-containing protein, with the protein product MDERRGAGSDDRNLTGVLAWLGGSATPARSAELGERHERAGYAVTGAVVLLSGVVAGVVTGLALGSADAPLFANLLAALLVGALGCFVGRALATARPGRMPDRLGMAARIGVAVVLGCCVAELAAVLAFGGSIDRTIAEKAQRSADSVPAVAAGNAELERAVADRAALDRAIAKARDDTENALIIARCEFNPTPECPPTKITHVPGRGPESQTANDMLEDTRKQLAAAQAKVDPLDQRIAADEKALAAARSAAVTTADHGLGARWAAMNDYTTHNGSALALRVLGATVFTILALLPLILRWWRGETFLDRRLAARIVEDRAEREADAAIAIKRAEARAAAETLRADQELTATRLAVEAQTAIDREQQRTRIVAAIGGLRIGVAEPPRRELPAAEETREGHMTPNLPAPVTGAALTEASAHPAPEIPKRGGGLELPIIGTVPFTDTAARLIRPLVPSFVANAIDTATHPLRTARQAFEEVEEITFTLRRTRKVTVDAQDSHGGHPSYQLQPGSPEAARYAHQIAATVVDADYSELPNAPQGQRLSAGASHDELGGRNDPRLPGRHGPRELPPGN